The Desulfosporosinus acidiphilus SJ4 genome has a window encoding:
- a CDS encoding glutamate-5-semialdehyde dehydrogenase, translating into MIRRELVEIGQRAKQAARQLAYASTESKNKALLAMAEALLENEQEILRANTIDVQAAEDKGIKKSLINRLRLTSQGISNISSALREVVNLKDPVGEGEVWTRPNGLRILQTRVPLGVVAMIYEARPNVTVDAAALCLKSGNSVILRGGSEALESNKALAKVIAKAAEDSGLPAGCIQLITETDREWVQQLMRMNEFVDVIIPRGGAGLIQTVVQYATVPVIETGTGMCHAFVDRDADYEKAIPIVINAKTQNPGVCNALETLLVDETIAEDFLPKVEEELKKHHVALKGCPRTCAILPNALPAEEDDWVLEHLDLVLSVKVVSDLDAALDHIYRYSTKHSETIITENYSKAQRFLKEVDAAVTYVNASTRFTDGGRFGFGAEIGISTQKLHARGPMGLKELTTIKYMVYGDGQIVT; encoded by the coding sequence ATGATTCGCCGGGAACTTGTGGAAATCGGGCAACGAGCAAAACAAGCAGCGCGTCAGTTGGCCTATGCAAGCACAGAGTCTAAAAATAAGGCTTTACTGGCAATGGCTGAGGCCTTACTGGAAAATGAACAGGAAATTCTCCGAGCAAACACTATTGATGTTCAAGCCGCTGAGGACAAAGGTATTAAAAAAAGTCTCATTAATCGTCTGAGACTTACTTCTCAAGGAATATCCAATATAAGCAGTGCTTTGAGGGAAGTTGTCAATTTGAAAGATCCGGTGGGAGAAGGCGAAGTTTGGACCAGGCCTAATGGTTTACGGATTCTGCAGACTCGAGTTCCCTTAGGGGTTGTGGCTATGATCTATGAGGCAAGACCGAATGTAACGGTTGATGCAGCGGCCCTGTGTCTAAAGTCCGGCAATTCGGTAATTCTAAGAGGTGGTTCAGAGGCCTTAGAAAGTAATAAAGCCTTAGCGAAGGTCATTGCCAAGGCTGCCGAGGATAGTGGGTTACCGGCAGGCTGTATTCAACTTATTACCGAAACTGATCGGGAATGGGTTCAGCAGCTAATGCGGATGAATGAGTTCGTGGATGTTATCATCCCCAGGGGTGGAGCAGGATTGATTCAAACCGTCGTCCAATATGCAACGGTTCCCGTTATAGAGACCGGAACCGGAATGTGCCATGCTTTCGTTGACCGAGATGCGGATTATGAGAAGGCGATTCCTATTGTGATTAATGCCAAAACGCAAAATCCCGGTGTATGTAATGCCCTTGAGACCCTTTTGGTTGATGAAACCATTGCTGAAGATTTTTTGCCTAAAGTGGAAGAAGAATTAAAGAAACACCATGTGGCACTGAAGGGATGTCCAAGAACCTGTGCTATATTGCCCAACGCCCTTCCTGCTGAAGAGGACGATTGGGTCTTAGAACATTTAGACCTTGTTCTTAGTGTAAAGGTTGTATCAGACTTAGATGCCGCGCTCGACCATATTTATCGCTACAGTACTAAGCATTCTGAAACAATCATTACCGAGAATTACTCGAAAGCTCAACGTTTTTTAAAAGAGGTGGATGCGGCTGTCACTTATGTTAATGCATCAACTCGTTTTACTGACGGAGGACGTTTTGGTTTTGGGGCAGAAATCGGGATCAGTACCCAAAAACTGCATGCCCGCGGACCCATGGGCCTCAAAGAACTTACAACAATCAAGTATATGGTTTACGGAGATGGACAGATAGTAACCTAG
- the proB gene encoding glutamate 5-kinase translates to MTKFSARRLVLKIGSSSLNHPQGGLDDQAIAEVAEVIAGLRQTGVECVLVTSGAVAAGMGQLQLQTRPRDLAGKQAVAAVGQGVLIEKYAQNLERHGLVGAQVLLSRIDLAEASRYHNAQNTLEKLLRLQVVPIINENDTVAIEELCFGDNDSLSALVAGLVHADLLVILTDVDGLYTANPKKDPSAQLIEEVDDVSAVEMMAGGAGSILGTGGMLTKLRAAKIATRFGIGMFLLNFKRIRELLRLNENRGPKGTYFQPVKHRLAGRKRWIAYAGLTEGSIQIDEGAAKALVEEGKSLLAKGIKWTEGTWERKEIVRIMNLQGEEVARGVAELSREEVELVKGLHSEKIQGLIPDFLGEEVVHRDNMTLMIDISSQC, encoded by the coding sequence GTGACCAAATTTTCGGCGCGTCGACTTGTTTTGAAAATTGGAAGCAGCAGTTTAAATCATCCTCAAGGAGGTTTAGATGATCAAGCCATTGCTGAAGTCGCAGAGGTGATTGCCGGTTTAAGACAAACGGGAGTAGAATGCGTATTGGTAACTTCTGGAGCCGTGGCGGCAGGAATGGGACAATTGCAACTGCAGACACGACCCCGGGATTTGGCAGGCAAGCAAGCGGTAGCGGCGGTGGGTCAAGGCGTTCTGATCGAAAAGTATGCTCAAAACTTAGAACGCCATGGGTTAGTTGGAGCACAAGTTCTATTATCGCGGATAGATCTGGCGGAAGCGTCCCGCTATCATAATGCTCAAAATACCTTAGAAAAACTTTTGCGGTTACAGGTAGTCCCAATTATCAATGAAAATGATACGGTAGCAATTGAAGAACTTTGCTTTGGTGATAATGACAGCCTTTCGGCTCTTGTCGCCGGGCTTGTGCATGCAGATTTATTAGTTATTCTCACTGATGTCGATGGATTGTACACTGCGAATCCTAAAAAGGATCCTTCGGCTCAACTTATCGAAGAGGTTGATGATGTTTCAGCGGTAGAAATGATGGCCGGAGGAGCTGGGAGTATCCTGGGAACCGGAGGCATGCTGACAAAACTAAGAGCGGCTAAGATTGCTACGCGTTTCGGCATAGGAATGTTTCTTTTAAATTTCAAGCGAATCAGAGAATTGTTGAGGTTAAACGAAAACCGGGGCCCCAAAGGAACTTATTTTCAGCCTGTTAAGCATCGTCTTGCAGGACGTAAACGCTGGATAGCTTATGCTGGGCTCACTGAGGGAAGCATTCAAATCGATGAAGGTGCGGCAAAGGCCTTAGTAGAAGAGGGTAAAAGCTTGCTGGCTAAAGGAATTAAATGGACCGAAGGAACCTGGGAACGAAAAGAAATTGTTCGGATTATGAATCTTCAAGGGGAGGAGGTTGCCAGGGGAGTTGCGGAATTAAGCCGCGAAGAGGTGGAGCTTGTAAAAGGGTTACACTCTGAAAAAATTCAAGGGCTAATCCCCGATTTTCTCGGGGAAGAAGTAGTTCATCGTGATAATATGACGTTGATGATCGATATATCATCGCAATGTTAA
- the proC gene encoding pyrroline-5-carboxylate reductase, producing the protein MKLSVGFIGAGNIAEAMISGLTKVEKTIQIRVTNHTNNERLQQLASNYNVLAASFEELVNNSRVLIIAVKPKNVKDVIKQLSNYDLGDKLIISVAAGVPMKLFNSYLPGAAVIRAMPNTSTTVLHSMTGLVRGENVTSEQAEIGEQIFSAVGKILWIPEEKMNALTAISGSGPAYFYLFIESLILAGVQLGLSEKEAEMLVLETSIGAGKMIAESDKTPGRLRKEVTSPNGTTYAAINIFMEEKLAETVVKATKACAERSEEMEGEYSE; encoded by the coding sequence TTGAAACTAAGTGTTGGTTTCATTGGTGCAGGAAATATTGCCGAGGCCATGATTAGCGGTTTGACAAAAGTAGAAAAAACGATACAAATACGGGTGACGAACCATACAAATAATGAACGTTTGCAGCAGTTGGCCTCAAACTATAATGTCCTTGCCGCCAGCTTCGAGGAACTTGTCAATAACTCTCGTGTATTGATTATCGCGGTAAAACCTAAAAATGTTAAGGACGTTATCAAACAGCTTAGTAATTATGATTTAGGGGATAAGCTAATTATCAGCGTGGCGGCTGGTGTTCCTATGAAATTGTTTAACAGCTATTTGCCTGGAGCTGCTGTTATCCGGGCAATGCCTAATACATCGACAACCGTACTGCATTCTATGACTGGATTAGTACGGGGCGAAAATGTAACTTCAGAACAGGCTGAGATCGGCGAACAGATTTTTTCAGCCGTAGGGAAAATATTGTGGATCCCTGAGGAAAAAATGAATGCTCTGACTGCGATCAGCGGAAGTGGGCCGGCGTATTTTTATCTGTTTATCGAGAGTTTAATTCTGGCCGGTGTTCAGTTGGGGCTAAGTGAAAAAGAAGCGGAAATGCTGGTACTGGAAACGTCCATCGGAGCAGGAAAAATGATTGCGGAGAGTGATAAGACACCGGGAAGACTGCGTAAGGAGGTTACTTCGCCCAATGGTACTACCTACGCGGCAATCAATATTTTTATGGAAGAGAAATTAGCTGAAACCGTGGTGAAAGCCACAAAAGCCTGTGCTGAGCGTTCAGAAGAAATGGAAGGAGAGTATTCGGAGTGA
- the leuB gene encoding 3-isopropylmalate dehydrogenase — MPNVVVLPGDGIGQEITPEAIKVLKAVLKDSSLKLEFENYLIGGAAIDEAGKALPDDTLEAALAADAVLLGSVGGPKWDTLPAQQRPELGGLLAIRKALSLFANIRPVKMLPMLVEASTLRPEVVKNVDLVVLRELTGGLYFGEKGRKTNPPSAYDTLIYSDEEIRRIVDLGFQMARQRCGKLCSVDKANVLESSRFWREITLDVAKKYPEVELTHMYVDNAAMQLVRYPTQFDVIVTENMFGDILTDLASMLMGSIGMISSASLNGKKGLYEPAHGSAPDIAGKNIANPLATILSGALMLRYSFDLEDEAKLIERAVESVLEQGYRTTDLAKPGDKVLGTREMGDAVVAALGKK; from the coding sequence ATGCCTAATGTTGTCGTTCTTCCGGGAGATGGTATCGGTCAGGAAATTACGCCGGAAGCAATTAAGGTGTTAAAGGCTGTCTTAAAAGACAGCTCTTTAAAGTTGGAGTTTGAGAATTACTTAATAGGCGGAGCAGCCATTGATGAAGCAGGCAAAGCTCTTCCGGATGATACCCTTGAAGCAGCCCTTGCAGCTGATGCGGTTCTTCTGGGATCGGTGGGCGGACCGAAGTGGGATACCCTCCCTGCCCAGCAGCGCCCTGAGTTGGGGGGCCTGCTCGCTATCCGCAAGGCTCTGAGTCTCTTTGCTAATATCCGGCCGGTCAAAATGCTGCCTATGTTAGTCGAAGCGTCGACTCTTCGTCCCGAAGTTGTTAAAAATGTTGACCTGGTGGTCTTGCGCGAGTTGACGGGCGGTCTGTATTTCGGAGAAAAAGGAAGAAAAACGAATCCCCCCAGTGCCTACGACACGTTGATTTATTCAGATGAGGAAATTCGCAGGATTGTTGATCTTGGTTTCCAAATGGCTCGCCAACGCTGCGGCAAGCTCTGTTCAGTGGACAAAGCCAATGTTTTGGAGTCCTCGCGTTTTTGGCGTGAGATTACCCTGGATGTTGCCAAGAAGTATCCTGAGGTTGAGTTAACTCATATGTACGTAGATAATGCTGCTATGCAGCTTGTCCGTTACCCGACCCAATTCGATGTCATTGTGACAGAAAACATGTTTGGAGATATACTGACGGATTTAGCTTCAATGCTCATGGGCTCTATTGGCATGATTTCTTCAGCCAGTTTAAACGGGAAGAAAGGTCTCTATGAACCGGCTCATGGGTCGGCTCCCGATATTGCGGGTAAAAATATCGCTAATCCTTTAGCCACCATTTTGTCAGGGGCATTGATGCTGCGTTATTCTTTTGATTTGGAAGATGAAGCAAAGCTGATCGAGCGTGCTGTGGAGAGCGTATTGGAACAGGGCTATCGTACAACGGATCTTGCGAAACCGGGTGATAAAGTACTGGGAACCCGGGAGATGGGGGACGCAGTTGTCGCTGCTTTAGGCAAGAAATAA
- a CDS encoding 3-isopropylmalate dehydratase small subunit codes for MGKAWKFGHDIDTDVIIPARYLNQSTPEHLAVHCMEDAGTKFAEEVSSGDIMVGGKNFGCGSSREHAPIAIKACGIKVVIAESFARIFYRNSLNIGLPILECPEAVAGISQGDDLDVDLTTGKIINKTTGSEFQARPFPPFMQELIRAGGLIPYVRGREENA; via the coding sequence ATGGGAAAAGCATGGAAGTTTGGACATGACATTGATACGGATGTCATTATTCCGGCCCGCTATTTAAATCAGTCTACTCCGGAACATCTTGCCGTACATTGTATGGAAGATGCAGGAACCAAGTTTGCTGAGGAAGTCAGCTCTGGAGATATCATGGTCGGCGGAAAAAATTTCGGCTGCGGTTCTTCCCGGGAGCACGCCCCTATTGCTATTAAAGCTTGCGGTATTAAAGTAGTTATTGCTGAATCCTTCGCCAGGATTTTCTATCGAAATTCTCTTAATATTGGCTTGCCGATCTTAGAATGCCCCGAGGCAGTGGCAGGAATTTCTCAGGGTGATGATTTGGACGTTGATTTAACCACGGGTAAGATTATTAACAAAACCACAGGATCAGAGTTTCAGGCCCGGCCCTTTCCTCCGTTTATGCAGGAATTGATTCGTGCAGGCGGGCTAATTCCTTATGTCCGAGGGAGGGAAGAGAATGCCTAA
- the leuC gene encoding 3-isopropylmalate dehydratase large subunit, translating into MSMTITEKILAKHAGLDEVVPGQLITAKLDLVLANDVTGPVAIREFAKFGTDKVFDSHKVALVPDHFAPNKDISSAEQCKVMRDFARSQEIEHYFEVGKMGIEHCLLPEQGLTLPGDLIIGADSHTCTYGAVGAFATGVGSTDCAAGLATGEAWFRVPESMKFVFHGTNFQKYVGGKDLILYLIGKIGVDGARYRAMEFAGEGISALSMDNRFTMCNMAIEAGAKNGIIAPDEKTFAYLEGRAKHSYTSYYSDKDANYVEIQDINVADIPLQVAFPHLPENTKSVQEASGIKVDQVVIGSCTNGRLEDLRLAADILRGKKVHPEIRLLIFPGTQTIYRDAMKEGIIDTLIEAGAAVSTPTCGPCLGGHMGILAKGERAISTTNRNFVGRMGHVESEVYLANPAVAAASAIKGQIAHPEEVS; encoded by the coding sequence ATGTCCATGACCATAACTGAGAAGATTCTTGCAAAACATGCCGGATTAGATGAGGTGGTGCCCGGGCAACTGATTACTGCCAAGTTGGACCTTGTCTTGGCTAATGATGTCACAGGACCGGTAGCGATCCGGGAGTTCGCTAAGTTTGGCACCGACAAAGTTTTTGATTCTCATAAAGTGGCTCTTGTTCCGGATCATTTCGCTCCGAATAAAGATATTTCTTCGGCAGAACAATGTAAGGTCATGCGGGATTTCGCTCGCAGTCAAGAGATAGAACACTATTTTGAAGTGGGGAAAATGGGGATAGAGCATTGCCTGCTTCCCGAACAAGGACTCACTTTACCCGGAGATCTTATTATCGGTGCTGATTCTCATACCTGTACCTATGGCGCTGTGGGAGCTTTTGCCACCGGTGTAGGCAGCACGGACTGTGCCGCAGGTTTAGCTACCGGTGAAGCTTGGTTTCGGGTGCCTGAATCCATGAAATTTGTCTTTCACGGAACTAATTTCCAGAAGTATGTGGGCGGAAAAGATCTTATTCTTTATCTCATTGGCAAAATTGGTGTAGACGGTGCCCGCTACCGAGCGATGGAATTTGCCGGAGAGGGAATTTCGGCTCTGTCCATGGACAATCGTTTTACAATGTGTAACATGGCTATTGAAGCTGGGGCTAAAAACGGCATTATTGCCCCTGATGAAAAGACCTTTGCTTATTTGGAAGGACGAGCCAAACATTCCTATACTTCTTATTACAGTGATAAAGATGCTAACTATGTTGAGATTCAAGATATTAACGTTGCAGATATTCCTTTGCAAGTAGCTTTTCCCCACCTTCCGGAAAATACTAAATCCGTTCAAGAAGCGAGCGGGATAAAAGTAGATCAGGTTGTGATCGGTTCCTGCACCAACGGCAGGCTGGAAGATCTGCGGCTGGCGGCAGATATCCTGAGAGGCAAAAAAGTTCATCCTGAGATCCGTCTTTTGATTTTCCCGGGAACGCAAACCATTTATCGCGATGCCATGAAAGAAGGCATTATTGATACTTTGATTGAGGCCGGCGCAGCGGTGAGTACGCCGACCTGCGGCCCATGCTTAGGCGGTCATATGGGTATTCTAGCCAAAGGCGAACGGGCAATTTCCACCACCAATCGAAATTTTGTAGGACGCATGGGTCATGTCGAAAGCGAAGTTTACTTGGCTAATCCGGCGGTAGCTGCTGCATCTGCCATTAAAGGACAAATAGCCCATCCAGAGGAGGTATCTTAA
- the ilvC gene encoding ketol-acid reductoisomerase, with protein MAKMYYEVDANLELLKGKVIAVMGYGSQGHAQAQNLKDSGLKVLIGLRPGSARWKRAEDAGFEVMTVSEAAARADIIQILLPDETQSKVYENEIKQHLTSGKALVFSHGFNIHFGQIVPPSDVDVFMVAPKSPGHLVRRTYTEGAGVPSLIAVHQNATGKAKELALAYAKGIGSTKAGVLETTFGEETETDLFGEQAVLCGGTSELVKAGFETLVEAGYQPEIAYFECLHELKLIVDLMYEGGLSWMRYSVSDTAQYGDMTVGKRIVNDETRKEMKQVLTEIQNGTFAKNWLLENQANRPAFNAMARREENHLIEKVGEELRGMMSWLKKHE; from the coding sequence ATGGCAAAAATGTATTACGAAGTTGACGCAAATCTGGAATTACTCAAAGGAAAAGTTATTGCGGTTATGGGTTATGGCAGTCAAGGACATGCTCAAGCTCAAAATCTTAAAGATTCCGGACTTAAAGTATTAATCGGACTTCGTCCCGGCAGCGCTCGCTGGAAACGGGCTGAGGACGCAGGTTTTGAAGTTATGACCGTTTCTGAGGCAGCCGCTCGTGCTGATATTATTCAAATCCTTCTTCCTGATGAAACGCAAAGTAAAGTCTATGAAAATGAAATCAAGCAACATTTAACCTCCGGCAAAGCGCTTGTTTTTTCCCATGGCTTTAATATTCACTTTGGCCAAATTGTTCCTCCCAGTGATGTCGACGTTTTCATGGTTGCACCAAAAAGTCCGGGGCATCTGGTCCGCAGAACCTACACTGAAGGCGCTGGAGTACCATCTTTGATTGCTGTTCACCAAAATGCTACCGGCAAAGCCAAAGAATTGGCCTTAGCTTATGCGAAAGGAATTGGCTCCACGAAAGCCGGGGTATTAGAAACCACCTTTGGTGAAGAAACCGAAACAGATTTATTCGGAGAACAAGCTGTTCTTTGCGGAGGGACTTCGGAACTCGTTAAAGCCGGGTTTGAAACCTTGGTGGAAGCCGGATATCAGCCGGAAATTGCTTACTTTGAATGCTTACATGAGCTCAAGCTGATCGTAGACTTAATGTATGAAGGCGGCTTAAGCTGGATGCGTTATTCGGTGTCGGATACTGCTCAATACGGAGATATGACTGTAGGGAAGCGGATTGTCAATGATGAGACCCGCAAGGAAATGAAGCAGGTATTGACGGAAATTCAAAACGGAACCTTCGCTAAAAACTGGTTATTGGAAAACCAAGCCAACCGTCCGGCCTTTAATGCTATGGCTCGCCGTGAAGAAAATCATCTTATTGAAAAAGTTGGAGAAGAATTGCGCGGGATGATGAGCTGGCTGAAAAAACACGAATAA
- the ilvN gene encoding acetolactate synthase small subunit → MLHTLAVLVENHPGVLIKVAGLFARRAYNIESLTVCQTEDPEVSRMTIVVAGDDQVIEQVRNQLSKLVVVHTVVDLTEMSVVDRELALVRIPINSETRSEIFQTVDVFRGRVVDMGRSNITVELTGDIDKIDAFVHTIRPYGLLELVRTGKIAIMRSEA, encoded by the coding sequence ATGTTGCATACACTTGCAGTTCTTGTAGAAAATCACCCGGGTGTTCTGATTAAAGTCGCAGGGCTTTTTGCCCGCAGGGCCTACAACATTGAGAGCCTGACAGTTTGCCAGACTGAGGACCCGGAAGTATCGCGGATGACCATTGTCGTGGCAGGTGACGATCAAGTCATTGAACAAGTAAGAAATCAGCTGAGTAAACTCGTGGTTGTTCATACCGTTGTGGATTTGACGGAAATGAGCGTTGTGGATCGCGAACTGGCTTTGGTTAGGATTCCGATTAACTCAGAAACTCGCTCAGAAATTTTTCAAACGGTGGATGTTTTCCGGGGGCGGGTTGTTGACATGGGAAGAAGCAATATCACTGTGGAATTGACCGGAGACATTGACAAAATCGATGCCTTCGTCCATACCATTCGTCCCTATGGATTATTAGAATTAGTTCGCACAGGAAAAATTGCGATTATGAGATCCGAAGCTTGA
- the ilvB gene encoding biosynthetic-type acetolactate synthase large subunit, which translates to MNEEKKGLSGAEILLKALQEEGVEIIFGYPGGVLLPLYDAMLDSPIRHILGRHEQGVVFAADGYARVSGKVGVCLATSGPGATNLVTGITNAFSDSIPLVVLTGQVPTSSLGSDSFQEVDIIGITMPITKHSYLVKDPRELPRIVKEAFYLARTGRPGPVLIDLPKDVLAEENVEPFPNDMKLKGYKIFGRGNNSNVEEVVQALSESKKPVIYAGGGVVTANAEGVLRQLAEKVNLPVVTTLMGIGSLPYSHPNLLGMVGMHGTVTANYTVDDCDLLIAVGVRFDDRVTSGLGHRFATKAKVIHIDIDPVEISKVVKTHLRIVGDARKIIEKLLEVLPENSLPGIDEWWGQIRSWQNDHPLSCDLNGLTPQLIIKTLGELAGSEAVIATDVGQHQMWVAQFYPIEQMRNYATSCGLGVMGYGLPASVGAQFARPHEKVFLVTGDGSLQMSIQELGTIAQNKLPVKIILLNNGVLGMVRQMQKMFYDGRYNQIQLEGNPDFVKVAEAYGIRGIHVNSVDQVRSAIEEAVNYSGPILLDFKISPEENVLPFVPPGKAITEMIVR; encoded by the coding sequence ATGAACGAAGAAAAGAAGGGATTAAGTGGAGCAGAAATTTTACTAAAGGCCTTGCAAGAGGAAGGCGTGGAAATCATTTTTGGCTATCCTGGCGGGGTATTACTTCCTTTATATGACGCAATGCTGGATAGTCCGATACGCCATATATTAGGGCGCCATGAGCAGGGGGTTGTATTTGCCGCTGACGGATATGCAAGAGTGAGCGGCAAAGTAGGCGTTTGTCTTGCGACGTCAGGCCCAGGCGCTACAAATTTGGTCACTGGCATTACTAATGCTTTTTCAGATTCGATACCTCTTGTAGTTTTAACGGGGCAGGTGCCTACGAGTTCCCTTGGTTCGGACTCCTTTCAGGAGGTAGATATTATCGGAATTACCATGCCGATAACAAAGCATTCCTATTTGGTTAAGGATCCCCGCGAACTTCCCCGGATTGTTAAAGAGGCCTTTTATCTTGCCCGCACCGGGCGACCGGGCCCTGTTCTCATTGATCTGCCGAAGGATGTTTTAGCCGAGGAAAATGTTGAACCTTTCCCCAATGATATGAAGCTTAAGGGCTATAAAATCTTTGGCAGGGGTAACAACAGTAATGTCGAAGAAGTTGTCCAAGCGCTCTCGGAGTCTAAAAAGCCCGTCATCTATGCTGGCGGGGGAGTTGTGACGGCAAATGCCGAAGGCGTTCTCCGTCAATTGGCCGAAAAGGTAAATTTGCCCGTTGTCACGACGTTAATGGGGATTGGAAGTCTGCCTTACAGTCATCCTAATCTTTTGGGTATGGTTGGTATGCATGGTACAGTAACAGCCAACTATACAGTGGATGATTGTGATTTGCTTATCGCTGTTGGAGTTCGCTTCGATGATCGGGTAACTAGCGGCTTAGGACATCGCTTTGCAACCAAGGCGAAAGTTATTCATATCGACATTGACCCGGTGGAAATCAGTAAAGTCGTTAAAACCCACCTACGAATAGTAGGAGATGCCCGCAAAATTATTGAAAAATTACTGGAGGTTCTGCCGGAAAATTCTCTTCCTGGAATTGACGAATGGTGGGGACAAATTCGCAGCTGGCAGAACGATCATCCTTTAAGCTGTGATCTAAACGGTCTTACACCACAGTTAATCATAAAAACCCTGGGAGAATTGGCCGGCAGTGAAGCTGTTATTGCTACGGATGTCGGACAACATCAAATGTGGGTCGCTCAGTTTTATCCTATCGAGCAGATGCGCAATTATGCCACAAGCTGTGGCCTGGGAGTTATGGGATACGGACTTCCCGCTTCTGTCGGAGCCCAGTTTGCTCGTCCCCATGAAAAGGTATTTCTTGTAACGGGAGATGGTTCACTGCAAATGTCCATCCAAGAACTGGGGACTATTGCTCAAAACAAACTGCCAGTTAAAATTATCTTACTCAATAACGGTGTTCTGGGAATGGTCCGTCAAATGCAGAAAATGTTTTATGACGGTCGGTATAACCAAATTCAGCTGGAAGGGAATCCGGATTTTGTGAAGGTCGCCGAGGCTTATGGGATTCGCGGAATCCATGTAAATTCTGTGGATCAAGTACGCAGTGCTATCGAGGAGGCCGTTAATTATTCCGGTCCGATTTTACTGGACTTCAAAATTTCTCCTGAAGAAAATGTTTTACCCTTCGTTCCTCCCGGAAAGGCTATCACTGAAATGATTGTGAGGTAA
- the ilvE gene encoding branched-chain-amino-acid transaminase: MGLVIYCNGAFVAEEEAKVSVFDHGFLYGDGIFEGIRAYHGRVFKLAEHLKRLYESAKSIHLSIGISKEQMQEIVLETLRRNGLKDAYIRLVVSRGKGDLGLDPNKCPQAAIYCVADQIKIFESLMYEKGLEVKTAATRRNNPDSLNPRIKSLNYLNNILAKIEANQAGVVEAIMLTQDGYVAEGTSDNIFIVRNGVLMTPPLSVGVLEGITRNSVLDLARELGIKTAEELFTRHDLYTASECFLTGTAAELIPVVNVDGRDIDDGLPGEVFKKLLAAFRALTLVNGPEIYEVRSATAR; encoded by the coding sequence ATGGGACTTGTTATATACTGTAATGGGGCTTTCGTTGCTGAGGAAGAAGCGAAGGTATCAGTTTTTGACCATGGTTTTTTATATGGGGATGGTATTTTCGAAGGAATTCGCGCTTATCATGGCCGAGTTTTTAAATTAGCGGAACATTTAAAACGTCTCTATGAATCTGCTAAATCGATTCATTTATCCATCGGGATATCTAAGGAACAAATGCAGGAGATCGTTTTGGAAACCTTGCGCAGAAACGGCTTAAAAGATGCCTATATCCGTTTAGTTGTATCCCGGGGCAAAGGAGATCTGGGACTTGATCCTAACAAATGTCCTCAGGCAGCTATCTACTGCGTAGCAGATCAAATAAAAATTTTTGAATCGTTGATGTATGAAAAAGGTTTAGAAGTAAAAACCGCTGCCACTCGCAGAAATAATCCTGATTCTTTAAATCCCAGAATTAAATCCCTCAACTATTTGAATAATATTCTTGCCAAAATCGAAGCAAATCAGGCAGGAGTCGTCGAAGCAATCATGTTGACTCAAGATGGTTACGTTGCCGAAGGAACTTCTGACAATATATTTATTGTTCGCAACGGAGTACTGATGACTCCTCCTTTATCTGTCGGGGTTTTGGAAGGCATAACCAGGAACTCTGTTCTGGATCTCGCACGTGAATTGGGAATTAAAACGGCCGAAGAATTATTTACACGTCATGATCTCTATACAGCCAGTGAATGTTTCTTAACGGGCACGGCCGCCGAACTAATCCCTGTGGTTAATGTGGATGGACGAGATATCGATGATGGGCTTCCCGGCGAAGTCTTTAAAAAACTTCTTGCCGCTTTTAGAGCATTAACCCTTGTGAACGGTCCTGAAATTTATGAAGTTCGAAGTGCCACTGCCAGATAA